AACAAGTCTCGGAGGAATAAAAAGTTCAGGTAAGGGCGGAGTGATAACTGCCTTATTTAATTTCGTGGTATCTTTTGTATCCGGCTATTTGGTGGGCATGCTTCTTGGTCTGAATATCATCCATTCGGTGGCTATTGGAACGATCATGGTTGCTACAAGCGTTGGGATAACTGTAAGAACGCTGATGGATATGAACGCATTGTATACCCCGGTGGGCACTCTCATATTGACAGTTGCTATCATAGATGATGTCCTGGCCATCTTGATGCTGTCCGTCATATTGGGTACGGGTTCTGTTCCGGTGGTAATGCTCAAGGTAGTATTCTTCTTTCTTTTATCCATAGGGGTTATTCTTTATCTGGTAAAGAAATTTTTTGATTACAAAAAACTGGTAAAAATACCGAAGATTGTACTCACATCCTCCCTCGCCTTATGTTTTTTTATGGGGGCTCTTGCAGCCGGCCTCGGGCTGGCGGCAATAACCGGGGCATTTGTTGCCGGTTTGATTGTAAGTGCAACCTCTCAGAGAAGAAAAGTGAGGGAATATGTAAGGCAGCTGGGAGAAGTTTTTTTGATACCCCTGTTTTTTGTATGGGTTGGTGCCTCATTTGATTTCTCTGCCATGAACGACATCGGGACATTGGTTCTTCTTTTCGTTCCTATGGCGTTTATCGGGAAAATAGTTGGTTGCACTGCCGGGGCAAAAATATCGGGATTTAACTTCAGGGATGCTTTATCCGTTGGCATAGGAATGATGCCAAGAATGGAGGTCGCTCTGGTCGTTGTAACAATGGAGATATCTGCAGGCATATTTACAGGTGCGCTGGCCCATCAAATTTTTGCCGCTACAATATTGCTCGTCATCCTGTCAT
The sequence above is a segment of the Candidatus Thermoplasmatota archaeon genome. Coding sequences within it:
- a CDS encoding cation:proton antiporter; the encoded protein is MLLEISLALILAKILGYIFEKMKQPGVIGEILAGIILGPFIIGKFSGHPFSFLGFKSSFTLDLLSPEFEAISTLGIITLLFLSGLETSLGGIKSSGKGGVITALFNFVVSFVSGYLVGMLLGLNIIHSVAIGTIMVATSVGITVRTLMDMNALYTPVGTLILTVAIIDDVLAILMLSVILGTGSVPVVMLKVVFFFLLSIGVILYLVKKFFDYKKLVKIPKIVLTSSLALCFFMGALAAGLGLAAITGAFVAGLIVSATSQRRKVREYVRQLGEVFLIPLFFVWVGASFDFSAMNDIGTLVLLFVPMAFIGKIVGCTAGAKISGFNFRDALSVGIGMMPRMEVALVVVTMEISAGIFTGALAHQIFAATILLVILSSFLTPPLLKLVYRKRGNESVGHSTA